The DNA window GATCATCTTCATTTTCATGTTTGATTAAATCCAAATGCACTGTCCACACCTCCCAGGGTATGGACTCTTGCTGGAACGGCCAgcgtgttttctttttctgaAAGAACTCCAGACTAATTTGTCCCGACCCACAGCTTTCATTTGATCGCAGCTTTTcgctaaacaaattaatagcaCGCTTCACTTTCTTGGACAGACTATCGGAGGTGCAACATACGTAGGTCAGGTCCATAAAATCACAGTCGACGTCTGTGTAACCGACAGTGCCAATCGAATATTGAGCATCTCCTGTGTACATATATTTCCCCAAGCAGCGATGGAAGAGCACTGTATGGAAGATACTCGCGACTGCCTCGTCCACCTGTCTGCCCTCCATCGTTAACTCAAATAGTTGCGAACGCGCGTTCATGGCTAAACTTTAACTTAAACTCTTACAACTACAGCAATCAAATAGGCTATTACTAAAGTTTCTACGCACAATctttatatttctatatatatatatatatatatatatatatatacgtatgtgtgtgtatctcgCTCTATATATTGAGAATattagttattgttattgggtttttttgtattttcatttcacaTGCTCTCAGTTACTATCTGGTTTAAGCCTCGCTTACACATTAGGATCTGATCATATCAagttttacattatttaaatcGTACCCATATATTTAGGCGTGCCACAGATTGTGCGTGTTTTAGCACCAAGTTTAAGCCACTTGCTTAAACCAAAATCCGTCAACTTGATGTGAAACTCGTAGGTTATTAGAATGTTTTCCGGCTTGACATCACGATATATAATACCAGCATTATGCaaaaaatctataaacaaaaatacaaatactaaataaaactaaaattgtttgAATAACTCTATTGCATTACTTACCTATAGCTAAAGCAATCTCTGCCACATATAGCCGCACTAAATCGAGGGAAAACCTTTTGATTTTGGCAAACAGTTCACCATTGGGCAGGTACTCAGATACTACAagaaatttatagaaaatattttgctttgttaaaAAGGTATCTCTATATATTATGTATCGATTAAGTTAGTTCTAGTTAACATTGTGTTTCAGtatacttacatataaaaaGATTGCAGCGGTTCTGCCAAAGATCTATTTGTTTGACTATGAATGGATAATGACCGCACGCCTTTTGTATATCAGCCTCGTTTTTAATCTGACGCACGCAAGTGTCTTCAATAATCTAGAACAAGTTTTACATACCAATTACTAAGCGcgtgtttaatttattagatgTGTCTCTATACCTTGGATTTCTTCAACACTTTTAAGGCATAACATGTGCTCTTGCTTTCCTCGTTCACTTTGTATACTACACCGAAAGCAccttttgcaattatttgcttgtcTGGAAACTCTAATATGCGCTGTGACTGCTTGAAGTGAGAGCTGAAGATTATATTAGTAATTGGTCGATGCCAACGAGTTGTGGACCGACTTCCCGAGCTTCGTAATTGTGTAgatctacaaaaaaaatagtttaattagtatttaaaaaataaaaatcaatatcaGAGAATTAGTCTGCTTACtctatgttttgtttttctctacGCGTTTGTATGGGGTTATCTAAGAAGTTTAAGCTTAGGCAGCGCCTCAGAGATGAAAtctgcaaaatataatataaaatattgttaagcgCATAAGCAAAATTTGTTGTGATTCAAAAGCTAGCACTTGATGTTGTTTTctacattattttgttttgctcttaAAATTCGCACAACACACGTGCAAACTTCTATCAATTTAGATAATGGCTTATTACATTATTGTTAAACATAAGAAAGACATTTTTTAATAGaacacattaattaaatatttaattatttattatcttagtcaaaaatatatctattatatacatttaaatgttgttctacttctatacaaatttttgttacacATTGTGTACTTGAATGAAACTCGCAAATCGCAGCgaaaacaaacatatacatatacatatatatttactatatactACTGAAGAGCACGCTAATCTAACgtacacatgtgtatgtaagtatgtacatacatacatatgtatttatatgtacGCATGTTACATTgatagatacatacatatgtacatgtaacAAAAGGAATACAACTCTTAGGATTTGCAGCTTAACAAGTTTTTTAGTAATACAAATGAGTTGAGCTGTAAGATTATCCTTTTTGGATGATTTAAGTACTTTTTAGACTACTTTCAAGCCTTTTATTTACGTGTTAACAGCTATTGCGCATTGCGAGATACAATATTTTGACTCACCTGGTGTAAACgatgtatatttaaaacagTGGGCGTGCAACTATCAGCGTTAGGTAAAGGTGCAAAGTGAACTGTTTTGGCTCTTTGTGGATATTTGGCGCTGCTTGAGCAGCTGGCAATTGTTATTAcacttgtttgttgttctaaTGGTTGCACCTCCTTTATCACTGTGTTTTCATGTATTTTTCTTGCTAGTTCGGCAATGCTTTTCTTAGTATCGATTAATTCATTATTTGGAGGACAGGTTTTTGTTACTACACTCTCAGTTATTTGAGATGTCCTTGCTTCTTCGCACCCTGCCAATGTATTGCCCatcaataataatacttaTCAAATTTTAGTTGTCTTTTTCGCATATCTAGTGATGGTCTCTTACAATACTAATCGTACGTTCTTATCGCAGTcgaatacatatattttgtctGTCTTCAGAACTTATGAATTATCGATATATTCATTATTTCCGAAGTGATGGGAGACCAAGGTTGCCACATGAAAATACGTTTTACAGCCTATTGTGAcccttttttaatttagaaactcattattttgttatagtCAGCtgtataaatgaatataaacattttttgataaCTATAtactattaattttttaggGTTTCGCAATTACACACAATGTATAGAATAAATATTCCTCATAAATACCTTCTTGCAGCactttttattgcaaacatttaatatgtACCATAAATAGCAGTTATATTATACCTAATAATCAAGAATTATACATAGATCAAAAGCCTGCGTTAAGGAGtaactttataaataactatcgatattaaacaaattaagtgaAAACTTAATACCCAATATGGAAGAAAATAATGAGAAACAGATCTGAATTTTGTACTATAGCTACATATAACAGATTTATCAAGGACTTTCcccaatttatttttgatttgtatCGATATATCATTTCGTATAAAAAGTGCAACTAGTCTGACGTAGATCCTGAATATTGCTTCATGTAACAGATTTATCAAGGACTTTCcccaatttatttttgatttgtatCGATATATCATTTCGTATAAAAAGTGCAACTAGTCTGACGTAGATCCTGAATATTGCTTcatgtaaatttttttcttatagagtatataaaaattaaaagtaaaatttattaaccAAATTAAATGATAATACCATTGCTATCATAATATTGCTTAGaaattttaagttttcaaaaatttttaatgatgaAGTTGATGTTGCTTTTGAAGGTTTTTAACTTAtcatattgaattaaatacaaCCCTCGAGCAAActgttgaaaatattaatttcctTTGTAAATTGTTCTTATAGATAATAATTTACACATATGGTCGTggatatattgaaaattgaacaTGAAAATGGAACAAATATCAAGTCATTTTCTGTTCGATTCCGTATTCCTGTTGCAAATATACTAAGCATAGATATAATAAAGCGATAGCGATTAGTTTCGTAACACAGCGGGGTATCGATATTTGTGTATTTACTGCAGTGTTTTCGATTTGTGGTAAAAAGTTTCGGAACTCATTAATGTTTTCTATGCTGAAGATTAacacatttaaagcaaa is part of the Drosophila busckii strain San Diego stock center, stock number 13000-0081.31 chromosome X, ASM1175060v1, whole genome shotgun sequence genome and encodes:
- the LOC108607212 gene encoding serine/threonine-protein kinase S6KL, which gives rise to MGNTLAGCEEARTSQITESVVTKTCPPNNELIDTKKSIAELARKIHENTVIKEVQPLEQQTSVITIASCSSSAKYPQRAKTVHFAPLPNADSCTPTVLNIHRLHQISSLRRCLSLNFLDNPIQTRREKQNIESTQLRSSGSRSTTRWHRPITNIIFSSHFKQSQRILEFPDKQIIAKGAFGVVYKVNEESKSTCYALKVLKKSKIIEDTCVRQIKNEADIQKACGHYPFIVKQIDLWQNRCNLFILSEYLPNGELFAKIKRFSLDLVRLYVAEIALAIDFLHNAGIIYRDVKPENILITYEFHIKLTDFGLSKWLKLGAKTRTICGTPKYMAPEILLGTPYGHSVDWWSLGVIVCQMLTQECPNIDPYLRYERHKACNNDIIPGLVDDHDALKDINILPLAVNNLRHEEQDVIRRLLVITANERIRSILSLQRIALYMDYKIDAKRLSNVSALEIIKRDRIHIRGVSSPQLNNDNAFQNF
- the LOC108607213 gene encoding autophagy-related protein 101, giving the protein MNARSQLFELTMEGRQVDEAVASIFHTVLFHRCLGKYMYTGDAQYSIGTVGYTDVDCDFMDLTYVCCTSDSLSKKVKRAINLFSEKLRSNESCGSGQISLEFFQKKKTRWPFQQESIPWEVWTVHLDLIKHENEDDRQLCRENVSDLLTEKIIYITELMNRYDYVPKTPSQSELDLIFDTSFPDVQPYLFKFDYSTSGSTAPSMGNAMKKIIKETLAM